A genomic stretch from Pontivivens ytuae includes:
- the bchB gene encoding ferredoxin:protochlorophyllide reductase (ATP-dependent) subunit B encodes MKLAVWTYEGPPHVGAIRVATAMEGLHYVLHAPQGDTYADLLFTMIERRDKRPPVTYTTFQARDLGADTAELFQTACREAYERFRPEALIVGASCTAELIQDDPGGLAETMGLPVPVIPLELPSYQRKENFGASETFLQLCRHLCVDVERTPEVSCNILGPTALGFRHRDDVAEVERMLAEMGVAVNVVAPMGARPSNIARLGAAHFNVLLYPETGEEAARYLERRFGQKWTKTVPIGVGASHDFLVEVAELADVPARSDESRLRLPWWSRSVDSTYLTGKRVFLFGDGSHVMAAARVAREEMGFEVAGLGCYNREMARPVRALARDYGLEALITDDYLEVEAAIAALQPELILGTQMERHIGKRLGIPCAVISAPVHVQDFPARYAPQMGWEGANVLFDTWVHPLVMGLEEHLLAMFREDFEFNDAAGPSHHAGHGAVEPEATGEVIWLADAEKELRKVPFFVRGKARRNTESFATERGLAQIDVDTLYEAKAHYAR; translated from the coding sequence ATGAAGCTCGCGGTCTGGACATATGAGGGCCCGCCGCATGTCGGCGCGATCCGGGTGGCGACCGCGATGGAAGGGCTGCACTACGTGCTTCACGCGCCGCAGGGCGACACCTATGCGGACCTGCTCTTCACCATGATCGAGCGGCGCGACAAGCGCCCGCCGGTGACCTACACGACCTTCCAGGCGCGTGATCTGGGTGCCGACACGGCGGAGCTGTTCCAGACCGCCTGCCGCGAGGCCTATGAGCGGTTCCGCCCCGAGGCGCTGATCGTCGGCGCCTCCTGCACGGCGGAGCTGATCCAAGACGATCCGGGCGGTCTGGCCGAGACGATGGGCCTGCCGGTGCCGGTGATCCCGCTGGAGCTGCCGAGCTACCAGCGGAAGGAGAATTTCGGGGCGTCGGAGACGTTCCTGCAACTCTGCCGCCACCTCTGCGTCGATGTTGAGCGGACGCCCGAGGTCTCCTGCAACATCCTCGGTCCCACCGCGCTCGGCTTCCGCCACCGTGACGACGTGGCGGAGGTGGAGCGGATGCTCGCCGAGATGGGCGTGGCGGTGAATGTGGTCGCTCCGATGGGCGCACGACCCTCGAACATCGCGCGGCTGGGCGCGGCGCATTTCAACGTGCTGCTCTATCCGGAGACGGGCGAGGAGGCGGCGCGCTACCTGGAACGCCGCTTCGGCCAGAAGTGGACGAAAACAGTGCCCATCGGCGTCGGCGCCAGCCACGATTTCCTCGTCGAAGTGGCGGAGCTTGCGGATGTGCCCGCGCGCAGCGACGAGAGCCGGCTGCGTCTGCCCTGGTGGTCGCGCAGCGTCGACTCGACCTACCTCACCGGCAAGCGCGTCTTCCTCTTCGGCGACGGCAGCCACGTGATGGCCGCGGCCCGTGTGGCGCGGGAGGAGATGGGTTTCGAGGTCGCAGGCCTCGGCTGCTACAATCGCGAGATGGCGCGGCCGGTCCGCGCGCTCGCCCGCGACTACGGCCTCGAGGCGCTCATCACCGACGACTACCTGGAGGTCGAGGCGGCGATCGCAGCGCTCCAGCCCGAGCTGATCCTCGGCACGCAGATGGAGCGGCATATCGGCAAGCGGCTGGGCATTCCCTGCGCCGTGATCTCCGCCCCCGTCCACGTGCAGGACTTCCCCGCCCGCTACGCCCCGCAGATGGGGTGGGAGGGGGCGAACGTCCTCTTCGACACCTGGGTGCATCCGCTCGTCATGGGGTTGGAGGAGCACCTGCTCGCCATGTTCCGCGAGGATTTCGAGTTCAACGACGCCGCAGGCCCCAGCCACCACGCGGGCCACGGGGCAGTGGAGCCGGAGGCGACCGGCGAGGTGATCTGGCTCGCCGATGCGGAGAAGGAGCTGCGCAAGGTTCCCTTCTTCGTCCGCGGGAAGGCCCGGCGGAATACGGAGAGTTTCGCGACCGAACGCGGGCTCGCGCAGATCGACGTGGACACCCTCTACGAGGCGAAGGCTCACTATGCGCGATGA